The following proteins come from a genomic window of Malus sylvestris chromosome 4, drMalSylv7.2, whole genome shotgun sequence:
- the LOC126617977 gene encoding blue copper protein 1a-like yields the protein MASSHLFIILVTLAIVAPSILATDFVVGDDKGWTINFDYQTWAQGKQFYVGDKLVFKYPKGVHNVYKVNGTEFQQCAAPLDSVPLTSGNDVVTLATAGRKWYICGVGQHCKAGNQKLLITVMPSSAPSPSPSYTASSPSTSIPYTSAAISVETRYGWMMVILGLLVMLTA from the exons ATGGCCTCTTCCCATCTATTCATTATCCTTGTCACTCTAGCAATTGTTGCCCCTTCTATTTTGGCTACAGATTTTGTTGTTGGGGACGATAAAGGTTGGACTATCAATTTCGATTACCAAACTTGGGCACAAGGAAAACAGTTCTATGTTGGCGACAAACTTG TTTTTAAGTATCCAAAAGGAGTCCACAATGTGTACAAAGTGAATGGCACTGAATTTCAACAATGTGCAGCTCCATTAGACAGTGTGCCATTAACTAGTGGAAACGATGTGGTCACCCTTGCAACCGCAGGAAGAAAATGGTACATTTGCGGTGTTGGTCAGCATTGTAAAGCGGGGAATCAGAAGCTTCTTATAACTGTGATGCCATCATCTGCTCCTAGCCCAAGTCCCAGTTATACTGCCTCAAGCCCAAGCACCTCAATCCCCTACACCTCTGCAGCAATAAGTGTTGAAACAAGATATGGGTGGATGATGGTTATACTTGGCCTTCTCGTGATGCTGACGGCTTAA